In Methanomicrobia archaeon, one DNA window encodes the following:
- a CDS encoding PAS domain S-box protein: MGWNRADRVTLIRKAIVFVSLIICVLLAVSAGFVLGIAVIYTHLFYLPILLTGIWFPKRAVYVALALGAIHLIVTYLSVIPLSVNEFARVLIFLLVAYVVGLVSERARVEQQRRKQTEATLLESEERFRELFNNMSSGVAIYEAMNQGEDFIFKDMNKAGERIEGITKDALLGKRVTEVFPGVKDFGLFAVFQRVFQTGRPEQHPLALYRDERIVGWRENYVYKLPSGELVAVYDDVTQRKQAEDALRESEARLRFTLENASVGIGTADRDGHFQRLNKAYLDLLGYSVDELRTMTFTDITHPEDRAKSQRYFQELLAGTEHVEFENRFVRKDGSVRDVVIRAGFFPYSNERPHYIVNVVEDITERKKGEEKLKNIVEGSSIPTFVITETHTISHWNAALEALTGISKSELIGSDKQWTAFYPEKRPVLADLIADGAPERDVKALYGDTCKKSPLIDGAYEAEDFFPTLGAAGKWLFFTAAPLKDAKGTIYGALETLQDITERKKAEEELRKYHAHLEELVEARTAELERSNAELQQFAYVASHDLQEPLRMISSYLQLLERRYKGRLDADADDFIFYAVDGAKRMQALINDLLAFSRVQTRGKHFEPTDAERVLGLTLKNLQTAIGESEAEITHDPLPTVLADEVQLAQLFQNLISNAIKFRGDEPPRIHVAVEKEQNEWIFSISDNGIGIEPQYAEKIFGIFQRLHNARDYPGTGIGLAICKRIVERHGGRIWVDSELGKGTTFYFSIPIKEEGASTDE, encoded by the coding sequence ATGGGATGGAATCGTGCTGATCGCGTGACGCTGATAAGAAAAGCTATTGTGTTCGTTTCGCTCATTATCTGCGTTCTCCTGGCCGTTTCTGCTGGCTTTGTCCTCGGCATCGCGGTTATTTATACGCACCTCTTCTACCTCCCGATACTGTTGACCGGCATCTGGTTCCCGAAACGCGCGGTCTACGTCGCGCTCGCGCTTGGCGCCATTCACCTTATCGTGACGTATCTCTCGGTCATACCGCTCTCCGTGAACGAATTCGCCCGCGTGCTTATCTTTCTCCTCGTGGCCTACGTCGTCGGTCTCGTGAGCGAACGAGCACGGGTCGAGCAGCAGCGCCGTAAACAGACCGAAGCTACCTTGCTGGAGAGCGAGGAGCGGTTTCGGGAGCTCTTCAATAACATGAGCAGTGGCGTCGCGATCTATGAGGCGATGAACCAGGGCGAGGATTTCATCTTCAAGGACATGAACAAAGCGGGCGAGCGAATAGAGGGTATTACGAAGGACGCGCTACTGGGTAAACGGGTAACCGAGGTCTTCCCGGGCGTGAAAGACTTCGGCCTCTTCGCGGTATTCCAGCGTGTCTTTCAGACCGGCAGGCCCGAGCAGCATCCCCTCGCGCTTTACCGGGACGAACGGATCGTGGGATGGCGGGAGAACTACGTCTATAAATTGCCCTCGGGCGAACTGGTAGCGGTTTATGATGACGTCACACAACGTAAGCAGGCGGAAGACGCCCTTCGCGAGAGTGAAGCGCGCCTGCGTTTTACCCTGGAAAATGCATCGGTCGGTATCGGGACGGCCGATCGTGACGGCCATTTCCAGAGGTTAAACAAGGCGTACCTCGACCTCCTCGGGTATTCGGTCGATGAGCTGCGCACTATGACCTTCACAGACATTACCCATCCCGAGGATAGAGCGAAGAGCCAGCGCTATTTCCAGGAGCTGCTCGCGGGTACCGAGCACGTGGAATTCGAGAACCGGTTTGTCCGTAAAGACGGCTCTGTGCGGGATGTCGTTATACGCGCGGGGTTCTTTCCCTATTCGAATGAACGGCCACACTATATCGTTAACGTGGTTGAAGACATCACAGAGCGCAAGAAGGGTGAGGAGAAGCTCAAGAATATCGTTGAGGGCTCCTCCATTCCCACCTTTGTGATCACCGAAACGCACACAATCTCGCATTGGAACGCGGCACTTGAAGCACTCACGGGTATCAGCAAGTCCGAGCTCATAGGGTCTGATAAGCAATGGACCGCCTTTTATCCCGAGAAGCGGCCGGTATTGGCTGATCTCATCGCAGATGGGGCGCCAGAGCGTGACGTGAAGGCGCTTTACGGTGATACCTGCAAGAAATCACCGTTAATCGACGGCGCGTACGAGGCTGAAGATTTCTTCCCCACCCTGGGTGCCGCGGGTAAGTGGCTCTTCTTCACGGCCGCGCCGTTAAAAGACGCTAAAGGGACGATTTACGGCGCATTGGAAACCTTACAGGATATCACGGAGCGCAAGAAAGCGGAAGAGGAGCTGCGGAAGTATCATGCGCATCTGGAAGAGTTAGTTGAAGCGCGCACCGCTGAACTCGAGCGATCCAATGCGGAGCTACAACAGTTCGCTTACGTCGCCTCGCACGATCTTCAGGAGCCCCTGCGTATGATCTCGAGCTATCTCCAGTTGCTCGAGCGGCGGTATAAAGGGCGGCTCGATGCGGATGCCGACGACTTCATCTTCTACGCCGTTGATGGCGCGAAACGGATGCAGGCACTGATCAACGATCTTTTGGCGTTTTCGCGCGTGCAAACACGTGGCAAGCACTTTGAACCCACGGACGCTGAGCGGGTTCTGGGCCTGACCTTGAAGAACCTGCAGACGGCGATCGGAGAGAGCGAAGCGGAAATCACGCACGATCCGCTACCAACAGTACTGGCCGATGAAGTCCAGCTTGCTCAGCTCTTTCAGAACCTGATCAGTAACGCGATCAAATTCCGCGGTGATGAGCCGCCTCGAATTCACGTCGCCGTCGAAAAAGAGCAGAATGAGTGGATCTTCTCGATCTCTGACAATGGCATCGGGATCGAGCCACAGTATGCGGAAAAGATCTTCGGTATCTTTCAGCGGCTGCACAATGCGCGGGACTACCCGGGTACCGGCATCGGCTTGGCGATCTGTAAGCGGATTGTGGAACGGCACGGCGGCCGAATCTGGGTAGACTCAGAGCTGGGAAAGGGCACGACTTTTTATTTCTCCATACCTATTAAAGAAGAAGGGGCAAGTACCGATGAGTGA
- a CDS encoding V-type ATP synthase subunit D — protein sequence MPDIIEGVSPTRMALLSLRRREKLAEKGHDLLREKRDALIAEFLSVVCEVRSERKEAEAKLREAFTNLILAQARLGVDEVRQLSLMTSQEIAFDFSYRSIMGVAVPIIELPGTLTRNAADRGYGFTDTSAAVDTSARAFEEALERLLKLAELEEAVRNLAGEVEKTKRRVNALEYVMIPRLRGTRKYIQMRLAEMERENFTRLKKIKSMLEQKG from the coding sequence ATGCCAGACATAATCGAAGGGGTAAGCCCCACGCGGATGGCGCTGCTGTCTCTGCGGCGACGAGAGAAGTTAGCGGAGAAGGGGCATGATCTGCTGCGCGAGAAGCGCGACGCGCTCATTGCCGAATTCCTGAGCGTGGTCTGCGAGGTGCGCAGCGAGCGGAAGGAAGCGGAGGCGAAGTTACGGGAAGCGTTCACCAACCTCATCCTCGCACAGGCGCGATTGGGCGTGGATGAAGTGCGTCAGTTGTCCTTGATGACCTCGCAGGAGATCGCGTTCGATTTCTCGTACCGCAGCATTATGGGTGTGGCTGTTCCGATCATCGAATTGCCGGGCACATTAACGCGGAACGCTGCGGATCGCGGGTACGGCTTCACAGACACTTCGGCCGCAGTGGACACCAGCGCACGCGCCTTCGAAGAGGCCCTGGAGAGGCTCCTCAAGCTCGCAGAGCTGGAGGAAGCGGTCCGCAATCTCGCGGGCGAAGTGGAGAAGACCAAACGGCGTGTCAACGCGCTTGAATATGTCATGATCCCCCGGCTGCGAGGCACCCGGAAGTACATCCAGATGCGCCTGGCGGAGATGGAGCGTGAGAATTTTACGCGCTTGAAGAAGATCAAATCAATGCTGGAGCAGAAAGGCTGA
- a CDS encoding 50S ribosomal protein L6 has protein sequence MEKDENISLDVAIPDGVTVTLTGKTITVQGPKGALERELWHPGVHIQVEHKDGAEQVVVTSDTGRKKLRAVAGTFVSHIKNMITGVTEGFFYKLAVVHAHFPMQIALTKEGNAVSIANFLGERKPRMAKIVSGVTVELRGKEILVSGMNKEAVGQTAANIEQKTKIRGYDPRVFQDGIYLLEKGIGMGT, from the coding sequence ATGGAGAAGGACGAAAACATCAGCTTAGACGTGGCTATTCCTGACGGGGTAACGGTTACCCTTACCGGCAAGACGATCACGGTTCAGGGGCCGAAAGGTGCACTGGAGCGCGAGCTGTGGCACCCCGGCGTGCATATTCAGGTGGAGCACAAGGACGGCGCCGAGCAGGTCGTTGTCACGAGCGACACGGGGCGGAAGAAACTACGCGCCGTTGCTGGTACCTTTGTCTCCCATATCAAGAATATGATCACCGGTGTGACGGAGGGTTTCTTCTATAAATTGGCGGTCGTCCATGCTCACTTCCCTATGCAGATCGCCCTTACCAAAGAGGGCAACGCCGTCTCGATCGCCAACTTCCTCGGTGAGCGAAAGCCGCGAATGGCGAAGATCGTATCGGGCGTTACCGTGGAGCTGCGTGGCAAGGAGATCCTCGTCTCGGGCATGAATAAGGAGGCGGTGGGGCAGACCGCGGCCAACATCGAGCAGAAGACCAAGATACGGGGATACGATCCACGCGTCTTCCAGGACGGTATTTATCTGCTGGAGAAGGGCATCGGTATGGGCACCTAG
- a CDS encoding bifunctional 5,6,7,8-tetrahydromethanopterin hydro-lyase/3-hexulose-6-phosphate synthase, which yields MFVGEALIGEGAEVAHIDLMIGDKFGPVGIAFTNALSQMSAGHTPLFAVIRPNLPVKPSTVVVPKVTVRNLKEAQKIFGPAQSAIAKAVADSVEEGVIPEEKVEDYVVIVSVFMHPHASDYNKIYRYNYGATKLALKRAMEGFPDIKKVLYEKDRSRHPSIGMKVTKLWDPPYLQVALDIPKWEHMERVVRELPLNDHLIIEAGTPLIKRYGVDIVEKIKAIKPDTFVVADLKTLDTGNLETRMVADAGADAVVISGLAPLRTIEKAIEEARKTGIYASIDMLNVRNVLDVLNDLSVSGFIPDIVELHRAIDVEELERHAWGNIEEIKQVDSKGKMLVAVAGGVREESVEYALRAGADILIVGRGITNASDVEGAARRYLRLARLSEKGETLGEIDQYRVMTDF from the coding sequence ATGTTTGTGGGTGAAGCCTTGATAGGCGAAGGAGCTGAAGTTGCGCACATCGATCTGATGATCGGCGATAAATTTGGGCCCGTGGGGATCGCGTTTACCAATGCACTCAGTCAGATGTCAGCGGGGCACACGCCGCTCTTTGCCGTGATACGACCCAATCTGCCGGTCAAGCCGTCGACGGTAGTCGTGCCCAAGGTCACGGTGCGGAACCTGAAGGAGGCACAGAAGATCTTTGGGCCCGCACAGAGCGCGATCGCGAAAGCGGTGGCCGATTCCGTGGAGGAGGGTGTCATTCCGGAAGAGAAGGTCGAGGACTACGTGGTGATCGTCAGCGTCTTCATGCACCCGCACGCGTCCGATTACAATAAGATCTACCGGTACAATTACGGCGCGACAAAGTTGGCGCTAAAGCGTGCGATGGAAGGTTTCCCGGACATCAAGAAGGTGCTGTATGAGAAAGATCGCTCGCGGCATCCTTCGATCGGTATGAAAGTGACGAAACTGTGGGACCCGCCGTATCTGCAGGTCGCGCTCGACATCCCGAAATGGGAGCACATGGAACGGGTAGTTCGTGAGTTGCCGCTGAACGATCACTTAATAATAGAGGCGGGCACGCCGCTGATCAAGCGCTACGGCGTGGATATTGTGGAGAAGATCAAGGCGATTAAGCCAGATACGTTTGTGGTCGCGGATTTGAAGACGCTGGACACCGGCAATCTGGAGACACGCATGGTCGCGGATGCCGGTGCGGACGCCGTGGTGATCTCGGGCCTGGCACCACTCAGAACGATCGAGAAGGCGATCGAGGAGGCGCGGAAGACCGGGATCTACGCCTCGATCGATATGCTGAATGTACGGAACGTGCTGGATGTGCTGAATGACCTAAGCGTCAGCGGATTTATACCGGACATTGTGGAGCTGCACCGTGCGATCGATGTGGAAGAGCTGGAACGGCACGCGTGGGGCAACATCGAGGAGATCAAGCAAGTGGACAGCAAGGGCAAGATGCTGGTCGCCGTTGCCGGCGGCGTGCGCGAGGAGTCGGTGGAATACGCGCTCAGAGCGGGTGCGGACATCCTGATCGTTGGCCGGGGAATAACGAACGCGAGCGATGTAGAAGGCGCTGCACGGCGGTACTTGCGATTGGCACGACTCTCTGAGAAAGGGGAGACGCTGGGCGAGATCGATCAGTACCGGGTAATGACCGACTTCTGA
- a CDS encoding response regulator has protein sequence MSDEHIGKPIEILLVEDNPGDIRLTREGLKEGRILNNLSVVEDGVEAMAFLRREAEYADAPRPDLILLDLNLPKKDGREVLIEIKSDPQLRRIPVVILTTSRAEEDIKSTYNQHANCYITKPVDFDQFVNVVKTIEDFWLTIVRLPPE, from the coding sequence ATGAGTGATGAGCATATCGGAAAGCCGATTGAGATTCTTCTGGTGGAGGATAACCCGGGCGATATACGGCTGACGCGCGAGGGGCTCAAAGAGGGCCGGATCTTAAACAATCTCTCGGTCGTGGAGGACGGTGTTGAGGCGATGGCGTTCCTGCGTCGTGAAGCCGAATATGCTGATGCGCCTCGCCCGGATCTCATCCTGCTCGACCTGAACTTGCCGAAGAAGGACGGTCGTGAAGTGCTCATAGAGATCAAGAGCGATCCCCAATTGAGACGCATACCGGTCGTTATTTTAACCACCTCACGGGCTGAGGAGGACATCAAGAGCACGTATAACCAGCACGCGAACTGCTACATCACCAAACCCGTCGATTTCGACCAGTTCGTCAACGTGGTGAAGACCATTGAGGACTTCTGGCTCACGATCGTGCGACTGCCGCCCGAGTGA
- a CDS encoding potassium transporter TrkA — MRLILGCGRIGYAIAKELEDRGEEVLIIDIDEKRVDFLTDEDFTAFVGDIGDPKVLKKLLKEIEPEKVFIMSNSSEGNKKAVRNLKDALPDAHMIVRAVDPGDKDELPGLGVDLVLSIPDLTARAVLDELRKADLARTVRGLVGVMGALKAHEDARLAIVVHDSPDPDAIASALALKHIARHEGVAADIMYRGEIGHHVNRAFVNILGIEMKRIAQPEDLQVYPKRALVDARLPGVNNPIPAEGGVDIIIDHHAANNEAKIKADFVDVRPDRGATSTILTEYLRVLDIPVDKILATALLHGIRTDTSGFKRETHPADFSAAAFLHVKADKELLDQIEAPPMSTEMLNVVGDAILNKKIRGSYLITNVGSVVNRDSIPMAADYLLNLEGIATVIVIGLYEETIVVSGRSKDVRVNIGDAFARAFAEIGSAGGHASMAAAQIPLGIFSGLKDKNTIMQLVEDAVSKRFLSVMKADTSE; from the coding sequence GTGCGGCTGATCCTTGGCTGTGGACGTATCGGCTATGCAATCGCGAAGGAGCTGGAAGATCGCGGGGAAGAAGTGCTGATTATTGATATCGATGAGAAGCGCGTGGACTTTCTCACTGATGAAGATTTCACGGCGTTCGTTGGTGACATCGGAGACCCCAAGGTGCTCAAGAAGCTGCTGAAAGAGATCGAGCCTGAGAAGGTCTTCATCATGAGCAATAGCAGCGAAGGGAACAAGAAAGCAGTCCGGAACCTTAAAGATGCTTTACCTGATGCGCATATGATTGTACGAGCAGTAGATCCGGGTGATAAGGATGAGTTGCCGGGTCTGGGCGTTGATCTGGTCTTATCCATACCTGATCTCACCGCGCGTGCGGTGCTCGACGAGCTGCGGAAGGCCGATTTAGCGCGAACGGTGCGGGGATTGGTGGGTGTTATGGGCGCGTTAAAAGCACACGAGGATGCGCGTTTGGCGATTGTTGTCCATGACAGCCCGGACCCCGATGCGATCGCCTCGGCACTTGCACTGAAGCATATTGCGCGTCACGAGGGTGTAGCTGCGGATATCATGTATCGCGGAGAGATCGGGCACCACGTTAATCGCGCCTTTGTGAATATTCTGGGTATCGAGATGAAGCGTATCGCGCAGCCCGAGGATCTCCAGGTGTACCCGAAGCGGGCACTGGTCGATGCCCGTCTACCCGGCGTCAATAATCCGATTCCCGCTGAGGGCGGCGTGGACATCATCATTGACCATCACGCGGCGAATAACGAGGCGAAGATCAAGGCGGATTTTGTCGATGTTCGACCTGACAGAGGCGCGACCTCCACGATCTTGACGGAATACCTGCGGGTGCTGGATATCCCGGTTGATAAGATTTTGGCGACCGCGCTCTTGCACGGAATACGAACTGATACCAGCGGATTTAAGCGCGAGACGCATCCCGCGGACTTCTCAGCCGCGGCGTTCCTGCACGTGAAGGCGGATAAAGAGCTCCTGGACCAAATAGAGGCACCACCGATGTCCACCGAGATGCTCAACGTCGTTGGCGATGCGATCTTGAACAAGAAGATAAGGGGGAGCTATTTGATCACCAACGTCGGGTCGGTGGTCAATCGCGATTCCATACCCATGGCCGCCGATTATCTGCTCAATCTGGAAGGAATCGCCACGGTTATTGTCATCGGGCTCTACGAGGAGACGATCGTCGTCTCCGGCCGGAGCAAGGACGTGCGGGTGAATATCGGCGATGCGTTCGCGCGCGCCTTTGCGGAGATCGGTTCCGCGGGCGGTCACGCCTCGATGGCTGCGGCACAGATCCCACTCGGCATTTTCAGTGGGCTTAAGGACAAGAATACGATCATGCAGCTCGTTGAGGATGCGGTTTCGAAGCGTTTCCTCTCCGTGATGAAGGCAGACACGAGCGAATAA
- the hisD gene encoding histidinol dehydrogenase, whose amino-acid sequence MIRKIVEVREAEELFSSRTLDLAAVMPLAEEIFRAVKQRGDAALRAYTEQFDQVTLIKLAVTEEELAAARTKVTEKMLSCIEAAAEAIWQFHYRQKRKSWLEEFTEGIYLGEQFVPFDIVGAYVPGSYFSSALMCVIPAKIAGVREIVVCTPPLKDGTVDPHTLVAADLAGATLICKVGGAQAIAALAFGTETVPRVQKIVGPGNVYVTAAKMAARAAGVEIDFPAGPSEVLIIGDETANPAFIAADMRAQAEHGAKSQAVLLTTSRELARAVERELTAADPVRGTAQHWLLVGESLDECFAFANEYAPEHLELVVREPMAALKRIKHAGSVFIGNYAPVAAGDYATGANHVLPTAGYPALFSGLDVDHFMHRMTLQWLDKDGLARIKEVVVQSCRAEGMERHAQSVEKRFSDEAAD is encoded by the coding sequence ATGATACGAAAGATAGTCGAGGTTCGGGAGGCAGAAGAGCTATTCAGCAGCCGCACACTTGACCTCGCGGCCGTGATGCCGCTCGCAGAGGAGATCTTCAGGGCCGTGAAGCAGCGAGGTGATGCGGCACTGCGGGCCTATACCGAGCAGTTCGATCAAGTCACTCTGATAAAGCTCGCGGTAACGGAGGAAGAGCTTGCGGCGGCGCGAACGAAGGTAACAGAAAAGATGCTGTCGTGCATCGAAGCGGCCGCGGAGGCGATCTGGCAGTTTCATTATCGGCAGAAGCGGAAGTCGTGGCTGGAGGAATTCACCGAGGGGATCTACCTCGGTGAGCAGTTCGTGCCCTTTGACATAGTGGGCGCGTACGTGCCGGGCTCTTATTTCAGCAGCGCGCTGATGTGCGTGATCCCTGCGAAGATCGCGGGTGTTCGTGAGATAGTGGTCTGCACGCCGCCGCTGAAGGATGGCACCGTTGACCCGCACACGCTGGTCGCTGCTGATCTCGCCGGTGCGACACTGATCTGTAAGGTCGGTGGTGCGCAAGCGATTGCCGCGCTCGCCTTCGGCACGGAGACCGTTCCGCGGGTGCAAAAGATCGTGGGCCCGGGGAACGTGTACGTAACGGCGGCGAAGATGGCGGCACGCGCAGCGGGTGTCGAGATCGATTTCCCGGCCGGGCCTTCCGAAGTGCTCATCATCGGCGATGAAACGGCGAATCCCGCGTTCATTGCTGCGGATATGCGGGCACAGGCGGAGCACGGCGCGAAATCGCAGGCCGTGCTGCTGACCACCTCGCGCGAATTAGCTCGAGCGGTTGAGCGCGAACTTACCGCAGCCGATCCGGTCCGTGGAACGGCACAGCACTGGCTACTCGTGGGCGAGAGCCTTGACGAATGCTTTGCGTTCGCCAACGAGTATGCGCCCGAGCACCTCGAGTTAGTGGTGCGCGAGCCGATGGCTGCTCTGAAACGGATCAAGCATGCAGGCTCGGTCTTCATCGGGAATTATGCGCCGGTCGCCGCAGGCGATTATGCAACGGGCGCGAACCATGTGCTCCCTACCGCGGGCTATCCGGCGCTCTTCTCAGGGCTTGATGTTGACCACTTCATGCACCGGATGACGCTACAGTGGCTCGATAAGGACGGGTTAGCGCGTATAAAAGAGGTCGTGGTGCAGTCGTGCAGAGCGGAGGGTATGGAGCGGCATGCGCAATCGGTCGAGAAGCGGTTCTCGGACGAGGCCGCAGATTGA
- a CDS encoding DUF424 family protein, which yields MSERTNLYIKEYLSGSEVLVAVCDQDLVGRRFEDGKLRLTVSERFYKGVEATEEDLIRSLQQATIANLVGRRAVQCALDHKFIEETSILVVDGVPHAQMLKL from the coding sequence ATGAGCGAGCGCACGAACCTGTATATCAAGGAATACCTTTCGGGGTCCGAGGTGCTGGTTGCGGTCTGTGACCAGGACCTGGTGGGGCGGCGTTTTGAAGACGGAAAACTGCGCCTTACCGTTTCGGAGCGATTCTATAAGGGCGTGGAAGCGACCGAGGAGGATTTGATTCGCTCGCTCCAGCAGGCGACCATCGCGAATTTGGTGGGCCGGCGAGCGGTACAATGCGCCCTGGACCATAAGTTCATCGAGGAGACGAGCATACTGGTCGTTGATGGCGTCCCGCATGCCCAGATGCTGAAGCTCTGA
- a CDS encoding pyridoxal phosphate-dependent aminotransferase, translating into MVSKRVSGITESATIRMGQIAEQLRVEGKSVLNFTLGEPDFITPAHICAAAKDAMDRGYTHYTSSAGIPELREEIAQKIRAENRIEAQAENVIVTPGGKQAIYEVMTSLLDEGDEVLLLDPFWVSFEAAVRLAGGQPRWVSRLQQELTYEALEVASSARTKLIVINSPNNPAGYVLSDQELRTVADFAREHDVLVLSDEIYEKIIYGRRHTSIGSLEGMHERTIMINGFSKTYAMTGWRIGYAVAPRWLLREMVKVQQHTVSCAASISQYAALAALQSSQACVTEMAGEFRRRRDVIVKRLNEIGLRCVNPEGAFYAFVGTPDHSDDVQFTERLLTEAYIVVTPGSAFGDVGRGYVRFSFAASMAKIVEAMDRLANIL; encoded by the coding sequence ATGGTATCAAAACGAGTGAGTGGGATCACCGAGTCGGCGACCATCAGGATGGGGCAGATCGCGGAGCAGTTACGAGTAGAGGGTAAGAGCGTGCTGAACTTTACGCTCGGTGAGCCGGACTTCATCACGCCGGCGCATATCTGCGCCGCGGCGAAGGATGCTATGGACCGCGGCTACACGCACTACACGAGTAGCGCGGGCATTCCCGAGCTGCGTGAGGAGATCGCGCAGAAGATACGAGCGGAGAACAGGATAGAGGCGCAGGCGGAGAACGTAATCGTGACGCCGGGAGGAAAGCAGGCGATCTACGAGGTGATGACGAGCCTTCTGGACGAGGGCGATGAGGTGCTCTTGCTCGACCCGTTCTGGGTGAGTTTTGAGGCCGCGGTCAGACTCGCTGGCGGGCAGCCACGCTGGGTATCACGCTTGCAGCAGGAATTAACGTACGAAGCCCTGGAGGTTGCGAGCTCGGCGCGGACGAAGCTGATCGTTATTAACAGCCCGAACAATCCCGCCGGCTATGTGCTCAGCGATCAGGAGTTGAGAACCGTGGCGGACTTCGCCCGTGAGCATGATGTGCTGGTGCTCTCCGACGAGATCTACGAGAAGATCATATATGGCCGCAGACATACGAGCATCGGCTCCCTGGAAGGCATGCATGAGCGCACGATCATGATCAACGGGTTCTCGAAGACCTATGCGATGACCGGCTGGCGCATCGGGTATGCCGTGGCGCCCCGATGGTTACTGCGGGAGATGGTGAAGGTGCAGCAGCACACGGTGAGCTGTGCCGCGTCCATTTCACAGTATGCCGCGCTGGCTGCGCTCCAAAGTTCTCAGGCCTGCGTTACTGAGATGGCTGGAGAATTCAGACGGCGGAGAGACGTGATCGTCAAGCGGCTCAACGAGATCGGGCTGCGGTGCGTGAATCCCGAAGGTGCCTTTTACGCCTTCGTCGGCACTCCGGATCACAGCGACGATGTCCAATTCACCGAGCGGCTGCTCACCGAGGCGTATATCGTGGTAACGCCCGGCTCGGCGTTTGGTGATGTAGGCCGGGGATACGTGCGGTTCTCATTTGCCGCCTCGATGGCGAAGATCGTGGAGGCGATGGATCGGCTCGCGAATATCCTCTGA
- a CDS encoding DUF115 domain-containing protein: MRYRDWEPLYAAILRDFGFDRAKDEEAARIAAELLAAKQGWAAEPVKAAIETRIRDRRAFVCGNAPCLAHDLEMRAQELERAFGSTDIVVIAADGATSVLIHAGLLPDIVCTDLDGTIADIIAANRLGTIVVVHAHGDNIPLLKKVIPVLNENLLCTTQSEPLPTVFNFGGLTDGDRCVFLAQACGARSIELIGFDFEDPSVTERKRKKLQWAKRLISAIR, from the coding sequence ATGAGGTACCGTGACTGGGAACCGCTGTATGCGGCGATCTTACGAGATTTTGGCTTTGATCGTGCGAAAGATGAGGAAGCAGCGCGAATAGCCGCAGAGCTGCTCGCAGCTAAACAGGGTTGGGCGGCGGAACCCGTTAAAGCAGCGATAGAAACGCGTATCCGGGACCGACGCGCTTTTGTCTGCGGTAATGCGCCCTGCCTGGCGCACGATCTGGAGATGCGGGCCCAGGAGTTAGAGCGCGCGTTTGGTTCTACTGATATAGTCGTGATCGCGGCAGATGGGGCAACCTCGGTGCTCATCCATGCGGGTCTCTTGCCCGATATCGTCTGTACCGACCTTGACGGAACGATTGCGGACATCATCGCCGCAAACCGACTCGGAACGATCGTGGTGGTCCATGCTCATGGCGATAATATCCCGCTTCTGAAGAAGGTCATACCGGTTCTAAACGAGAATCTGCTCTGCACGACGCAGAGCGAGCCGCTGCCGACGGTCTTCAATTTTGGCGGGTTGACTGACGGCGATCGGTGTGTATTTCTCGCACAGGCGTGCGGTGCACGGAGCATCGAGCTCATTGGCTTCGACTTCGAGGATCCCTCGGTCACGGAACGCAAGCGCAAGAAGTTGCAGTGGGCGAAACGGTTAATCAGCGCTATTCGGTAG
- a CDS encoding DUF2102 domain-containing protein, whose amino-acid sequence MGVETRVILISPDSEITPAQVKSRILALLSEAPKLTAAGIRVKETCFGVFVEGERENLRTIVEEVRKMDPNGIFSKPRGFPIGDSRICRSTRKGGPRPGFHQLELEYQLLPKVRRALDKK is encoded by the coding sequence ATGGGTGTCGAGACGCGGGTCATTTTGATCTCACCGGATTCTGAGATAACGCCAGCACAGGTGAAGAGCAGGATCCTCGCGCTGCTCAGTGAGGCGCCGAAGCTAACCGCAGCGGGAATTAGAGTGAAAGAGACGTGCTTTGGCGTATTTGTGGAAGGCGAGCGCGAGAACCTGCGCACGATCGTGGAGGAGGTCCGGAAGATGGATCCGAACGGTATCTTCTCGAAGCCGCGTGGCTTCCCGATCGGTGACTCCCGGATCTGCAGATCGACGCGAAAAGGCGGGCCACGCCCAGGATTCCACCAGTTAGAGCTGGAATACCAGCTCCTGCCGAAGGTGCGGCGGGCACTGGACAAGAAATAA